In Sparus aurata chromosome 2, fSpaAur1.1, whole genome shotgun sequence, a single genomic region encodes these proteins:
- the LOC115574777 gene encoding cdc42 effector protein 3 — MPAKTPMYLKTTTPKKGKKLKLRDVLSGDMISPPLGDVRHSAHVGPEGEGDMFGDVGFLQGKMSMLPSLTRAQNGHSRSHSVERGPDDGFSAKQDSHNYAYNGYHYQHSSSGLLKTTISMPVFIAHEQAPPKPPRLHLDDPSPPSLPPQQNHFQHHQAETNHKQANGFGHADGHRQQHPTRSLFENGVVGRLASEPCRDISISPSIRRLVPSSGSFSEVSSEDSMSEICGSMDVRRGLSLDSDAGLSNEDLRSERSDSPCAAFQPAGLTVASNVARSDSMAGLDLDLDLGPSILEDVLSIMDRFKTEDNRCEL, encoded by the coding sequence ATGCCGGCAAAGACGCCAATGTACCTAAAAACCACAACTCCCAAGAAGGGGAAGAAGCTGAAGCTGCGCGACGTCCTCTCAGGTGACATGATCAGCCCCCCGCTGGGCGACGTGCGTCACAGCGCCCACGTGGGGCCCGAAGGTGAAGGCGACATGTTCGGAGACGTGGGCTTCCTGCAGGGGAAGATGAGCATGCTGCCGTCTCTGACCCGGGCGCAGAACGGACACTCGCGCTCGCACAGCGTGGAGAGAGGCCCGGACGACGGCTTCAGCGCCAAGCAGGACTCGCACAACTACGCCTACAACGGTTACCACTACCAGCACTCCTCCTCCGGCCTGCTGAAGACCACCATCTCCATGCCCGTGTTCATCGCCCACGAGCAGGCGCCACCCAAACCTCCGCGCCTCCACCTGGACGACCCCTCGCCTCCCTCCCTGCCCCCCCAGCAGAACCACTTCCAGCACCATCAGGCGGAGACGAACCACAAACAGGCCAACGGCTTCGGTCACGCAGACGGCCACAGGCAGCAGCACCCGACCCGGTCGCTCTTTGAGAATGGCGTGGTTGGTCGTTTGGCTTCAGAGCCCTGCAGAGACATCTCCATCTCCCCCAGCATCCGCAGGCTCGTCCCGTCCTCCGGCTCCTTCTCAGAGGTCTCCTCTGAGGACTCCATGTCAGAGATCTGCGGGTCCATGGACGTCCGCCGGGGCCTCAGTCTGGACTCTGACGCCGGCCTGAGTAACGAGGATCTGAGGAGCGAACGCAGCGACTCGCCCTGCGCTGCCTTCCAGCCGGCCGGCCTCACGGTCGCATCCAACGTGGCGCGTTCAGACTCTATGGCGGGTTTAGACCTGGACCTGGATCTGGGTCCATCCATCCTGGAGGATGTCCTGAGTATCATGGACCGCTTCAAGACTGAGGACAACCGCTGTGAGCTTTGA
- the ercc2 gene encoding general transcription and DNA repair factor IIH helicase subunit XPD, which produces MKLNIDGLLVYFPYDYIYPEQYSYMLELKRTLDAKGHGVLEMPSGTGKTISLLSLIVAYQKAFPLEVTKLIYCSRTVPEIEKVVEELRKLMEFYCKQTGESNNFLALALSSRKNLCIHPEVSSLRFGKEVDGKCHSLTASYIRAQRHSDPNLPSCRFYEEFDSVGRQVPLPPGIYNLDDLKDFGRRKGWCPYYLARYSIMHANIVVYSYHYLLDPKIADLVSKELAKKSVVVFDEAHNIDNVCIDSMSVNITRRTLDRCQNNVDTLQNTISKIKETDAAKLKEEYRRLVEGLKEANVARETDVYLANPVLPDEILQEAVPGTIRTAEHFVGFLRRFMEYLKSRLRVHHVVQESTPQFLKDIFEKVCIDRKPLRFCAERLQSLLRTLEIADIADFSAVTLIANFATLVSTYSQGFTIIIEPFEDRTPTIANPVLHFSCMDPSIAIKPVFQRFQSVVITSGTLSPLDIYPRILDFRPVTMASFTMTLARTCLCPLIVGRGNDQVALSSKFETREDFAVIRNYGNLLLEMSAIVPDGIVAFFTSYMYMENIVASWYEQGILENIQRNKLIFIETPDAAETSMALEKYQEACENGRGAILLSVARGKVSEGIDFVHHFGRAVIMFGVPYVYTQSRILKARLEYLRDHFQIRENDFLTFDAMRHAAQCVGRAIRGKTDYGLMIFADKRYARADKRGKLPRWIQEHISDGSLNLTVDEAIQLSKHFLRQMAQPFRQEDQLGLSLLTLEQLESEEVLQKIAKIAHQT; this is translated from the exons ATGAA GCTCAACATCGACGGTCTGTTGGTGTATTTTCCATATGACTACATATATCCTGAGCAGTACTCCTACATGCTGGAGCTGAAGAGGACACTGGATGCCAAG ggtcaTGGAGTCCTGGAGATGCCGTCAGGAACAGGGAAGACCATCTCCCTGCTGTCCCTCATTGTTGCCTACCAGAAG GCCTTTCCTTTGGAAGTGACCAAGCTGATATACTGCTCCAGAACTGTTCCTGAGATCGAGAAG gtggtggaggagctgagaaAGTTGATGGAGTTTTATTGCAAACAAACCGGAGAGAGCAACAACTTCCTCGCTCTGGCCCTTTCTTCCAGAAAAAACCTCTGCATCCACCCAGAG GTGAGCTCTCTGCGCTTCGGTAAGGAGGTTGATGGGAAGTGTCACAGTCTGACCGCCTCGTACATTCGTGCACAACGCCACAGCGACCCAAACCTGCCTTCCTGTCGCTTCTATGAG GAGTTTGACTCAGTCGGCCGACAGGTGCCTCTTCCTCCTGGGATCTACAACCTCGACGACCTGAAAGACTTTGGCAGGAGGAAAGGCTGGTGTCCGTATTATCTGGCACGATACTCG ATCATGCATGCCAACATTGTGGTCTACAGCTATCACTACCTGCTGGACCCCAAGATAGCTGATCTGGTGTCCAAAGAGCTGGCCAAGAAGTCTGTCGTGGTGTTTGATGAGGCTCATAATATAG ACAATGTGTGTATCGACTCCATGAGTGTGAACATCACCAGACGAACACTCGACCGCTGCCAGAACAACGTGGACACACTTCAGAACACCATAAGCAA GATAAAGGAAACAGATGCTGCTAAACTGAAGGAGGAGTACAGGCGACTGGTGGAGGGACTGAAGGAGGCCAATGTCGCCAGGGAAACTGACGTCTACCTGGCAAATCCTGTGTTACCAGATGAAATTCTTCAAG AGGCGGTCCCTGGTACCATTCGCACAGCAGAACACTTTGTTGGTTTCTTGAGACGTTTCATGGAGTATCTGAAGTCCCGTCTGAGGGTCCACCATGTCGTACAGGAGAGCACGCCACAGTTCCTCAAAGACATCTTCGAAAAAGTCTGCATCGACCGCAAGCCTCTCAG GTTTTGTGCAGAGCGGTTGCAGTCGTTACTTCGAACTCTGGAAATAGCAGACATCGCAGACTTCTCAGCTGTTACTCTCATCGCTAACTTTGCTACTCTGGTCAGCACCTACAGCCAAG gTTTCACCATCATCATTGAGCCTTTTGAAGACAGAACTCCAACCATCGCCAACCCTGTGCTCCACTTCAG CTGTATGGATCCGTCTATCGCCATCAAACCTGTTTTCCAAAGGTTTCAGTCAGTCGTCATCACCTCTGGG ACTCTCTCTCCGCTGGACATCTATCCCAGGATCCTCGACTTCCGCCCGGTTACCATGGCGTCCTTCACCATGACGCTGGCACGGACATGCCTCTGTCCTCTG ATTGTCGGCAGAGGAAATGATCAGGTGGCTCTGAGCTCAAAGTTTGAGACCAGAGAAGACTTTG CTGTGATTCGTAACTACGGCAACCTCCTCCTAGAGATGTCTGCGATCGTTCCCGATGGCATCGTGGCGTTTTTCACCAGCTACATGTACATGGAGAACATCGTGGCGTCTTGGTATGAACAG GGTATCCTGGAGAACATCCagagaaacaaactgattttCATTGAGACTccagatgctgcagagacgagcATGGCCCTGGAGAAATATCAGGAG GCTTGTGAGAATGGTAGAGGAGCCATCCTGCTGTCTGTGGCCCGGGGAAAGGTGTCCGAGGGAATAGATTTCG TGCACCATTTTGGCCGAGCTGTCATCATGTTTGGAGTGCCGTATGTTTACACGCAGAGCCGCATCCTAAAG GCTCGTCTGGAGTACCTGCGGGATCACTTTCAGATCAGAGAGAACGACTTCCTGACGTTTGATGCCATGCGTCACGCGGCCCAGTGTGTTGGCAGAGCCATCAGAGGAAAGACCGACTACGGACTCATGATTTTTGCTGACAAG CGTTACGCCCGAGCAGACAAACGTGGGAAGCTTCCTCGCTGGATTCAGGAGCACATCAGCGACGGCAGTCTGAACCTCACCGTGGACGAGGCCATCCAGCTCTCCAAGCACTTCCTCCGGCAGATGGCTCAGCCTTTCAGACAG